One window from the genome of Osmerus eperlanus chromosome 3, fOsmEpe2.1, whole genome shotgun sequence encodes:
- the LOC134017272 gene encoding ankyrin repeat and SOCS box protein 9-like has translation MAQPTGHRQKLGDSHAGQTGAVVFFSNPLMSDIQSDWSPIHDAAYNGHALSLQKLIAQGACVNLATLDRVSPLHVACLQGNTACAKMLIDNGANLNSPTVEQTTALSQACDLGHVACVTLLLQHGAVPQGSCLSDSPIHRAAAKGHLECIETLVHHGADVNHNVDQSVSPLYTASTNQHLSTVRRLLQLGASVNSSENGESPLHAAARSSSPDLVSVLLDHGADCSSRNAQGKLPVDLAPPNSLVEKLLTQRGESTSLPHAS, from the exons ATGGCACAGCCCACTGGACACAGACAGAAATTAGGGGACAGCCATGCAGGTCAAACTGGAGCTGTCGTTTTCTTTTCAAACCCATTGATGAGTG ATATCCAGTCTGATTGGTCTCCAATTCATGATGCAGCCTACAACGGCCATGCTCTAAGTCTGCAAAAGCTTATTGCTCAG GGAGCATGTGTGAACTTGGCCACCCTGGACAGAGTCTCTCCCCTCCATGTAGCATGTCTACAGGGCAACACTGCATGTGCCAAGATGCTGATAGACAATGGGGCTAAT CTGAACTCACCCACTGTGGAGCAGACCACTGCCCTGTCTCAGGCCTGTGACCTGGGCCATGTGGCCTGTGTGACCCTGCTCCTGCAGCATGGGGCTGTGCCCCAGGGCTCTTGCCTCTCAGACTCGCCCATCCACAGAGCTGCAGCCAAAG GTCACCTGGAGTGCATAGAGACGCTGGTTCATCATGGTGCAGATGTGAATCACAATGTCGACCAATCAGTGTCCCCGCTTTACACTGCCAGCACCAATCAGCATCTCAGCACTGTGAGGAGATTGCTTCAGCTGG GTGCAAGTgtgaacagcagtgagaatgggGAGTCTCCCCTGCATGCTGCGGCTCGTAGCTCCAGTCCTGACCTGGTCTCGGTCCTCCTGGATCACGGAGCAGACTGCTCCAGCAGGAACGCCCAGGGCAAGCTCCCTGTGGATCTGGCCCCTCCCAACAGTCTGGTGGAGAAACTCCTCACCCAGAGAGGAGAAAGCACATCACTCCCTCATGCCTCATAG